The following nucleotide sequence is from Lysobacterales bacterium.
AACTGCGGAAGTAGCCGAGCAGGGCCGGGCGTCCGAATTCGTTGTTGAACGCGGCGCCACCGAGTGGACCGTCGCGCATGATCTCGAAGGCACTGGCCATCCGCGGCGGCGTGGCCCGCGCCTGCTCCCACGGGGCCGGTGCGCCGGGAATGCGCAGATGCGACACGGTAAAGCCGGTCAGGCCGGCTTTCGGCTTCGCGCCGCGGCCGGTCGCACCCTCGTCGCGGATCTCGCCGCCGGCGCCGGTACTCGCGCCCGGGAATGGCGAGATGGCGGTCGGGTGGTTGTGGGTTTCGCACTTGATCGCGAACGCCGTGTCTTCGCCGAGCGCGCGCCAGCGCCGCGTCGCCGGGTCGGCCTGCATGCGTTCGGCCATTCCGTTGGCGATGACCGCGGCATTGTCGTGATACGCCGACAGCGTGTGCGCCGGTGTCGTGGAATGGGTGTGCTTGATCATCTGGAACAGCGACTTCGGCTGCGCCTCGCCGTCGATGCGCCAAGTCGCGTTGAACACCTTGTGGCGGCAATGCTCGGAATTCGCCTGCGCGAACATCATCAGTTCGGCATCGCTCGGATCGCGGCCGAGACGGCCATAGGCGTCGGCCAGATAGTCGATCTCGTCGCCGCTGAGCGCCAGCCCGAGTTCGGCATTCGCCGCCATCAGCGCGGAACGCGCATCACCCGCCAGCGCCACACGCGCCAGTGGCCGTGCCGATTCATGCCGGAACAGCGCGGCGACGCCCTCGGCACTGCGAAACAGCGACTGCGTCATCGGATCATGCAGGGTCTTCAGCACGCGCGCCCGGGCCGCATCGTCCAGCGCCGACAAGCCCTCGACGCGATAACGCATGCCGCGCTCGGCCCGATCCAGCGTCAGGCCGGCGCCTCGCAGGATGTCGGTGGCCTTGCTCGCCCACGGTGAAATGGTCCCGAGCCGCGGCAGGACGAGCACGTCGTCGGCCGTCAGCGCGGCCGCCACACCGACCGCATCGAGCAGCGTCGCAAGGCGCGCATCCGCAGCGGCATCGATCCCGTCCAGTGCATAGACGACCCGGGCCGCGGTCACGCACACCGGGCCGCCGCTGCCGCCGAGACGCTCGTTCAAGCGGTCACGGCGGAACGCGGACAGGATTTCGCGGCCGTCGAGCAGCATCATCGCGGGAACACCTGAAAAAATGGGCGGCAAGGATAGCCGATCACCCGGAACCGCCGTCAGGCGCGGGTCTGCAGAAAAAATGACGCCGCCCGGGGGCGGCGTCGGCAGGCCTGTGGTCCAGGTCGGCTGTTTACTTGGTGGCGTCGATCGCGACCAGACGCTCCAGCATCTGGGCCGGCGGCACGTAGCCGCCGATCTGCGAACCGTCGCCGGCCACGATCATCGGGGTACCGTTCACGCCGAGCTTCTGGCCGAGCGCAAAATCGTCCGCCACCGGGTTGTCGCAGGTCTTCTTTTCCTGCTCCATGCCGGCCTTGGCGTCGGTGAACGCCTTCTGCTTGTCGGCCGAGCACCACACCGTGACGGCCTTGTCGAACGAGGGCGTGTTCAGACCGGAGCGCGGGAAGAACAGGTAATCGATGGTGATGCCGAGGTTGTTGTACTCGGCGATCTGCTGATGCAGCTTGCGGCAGTAGCCGCAGTCGATGTCGGTGAAAATGGTGACGCGATGCTTTTCGCTCTTCGCCGGGAACGAAATCATGCGGTCCCTCGGCACGCCGGCCAGCGCCGCCTTGCGCATGATCGACTTCTTTTCCTCGGTCAGGTCGCGCTTGTTGGCGATGTCGTAGACCATGCCCTGGACGAGGTACTTGCCGTCGGCGCTGACGTACAGCACCTGGCCGGACAAGGTCACTTCGTAGAAGCCGGTGAGCTTGGACTCGCCGATCGAATCGATCTGCGCGCTCGGCACCAGCGCCTTGATGGCTTCGCGGACCTTGGCTTCGCTGGCGGCGTCGGCCTGGACCGTGGCGCTGGCGGCGATCGCCAACGAAAAGATGACACGCTTGAGCATCGGGGAATTCCTTGTAGGTGGGACGCCGTCTGCTGCGGCACCGACCCTAGACCGGCACCGGCGCGGAAAGTTCACGGCGGAACCGGCATTGTTGCAGAGGCAGGAGGGCTCGGCCAAGCCAAGGCTGTCGCACCGCCTGCGCCCCACAGCTGGCGCGGCCGGCCACGCCCGAGAAGCTCACGCCGACCGGCGCCTTGCCGCCGGTGATCTGGCCGTTGCCGTCGTACGTGTACGTCCAGACGTGGCCAAACACGTCCTGCACCGAACTCAGGTTCGTGCCCGTCCAGGTGTAGCTCACCGAGCGACCGGCACGATCCGTGATCGTTGTCGGCTGGCCGTTCGTGTAGGTGAACGCCAGCACCAGCGCGTCGCGGTCGTCGCGCACTGCGCTGATCAATCCGTCCCCATTGCGCACGAAGCGCACCGACACGTCGTGGCGATCGCCATACGCGACGATCTTCCCGTCCGCGTCGTAGTCCACCCAGTCGCCGCCGGTGTTGCTCCAGCGCCAGCCGCTCACCGGCTCGCCGTTCACTTCCTGCGTCGTCTTGCGCATGAAGAAGCGATCGTCGAACACGAACAAGTCGCCCGAGCCTTCGAACACCGAACCGGCACGGTCGATCGTCTTCACCGACCCGTCCAAAGCGTCATACGTGAACTGCAAATCCGCCCACGCCGGGTTCACGTACCAGCGGCCGTTCAACCACGAGCGCTCCACCGATACCGCACCGCCCAGCACCTTCACGCTCAGATCCGTGTGCGACTCCTTGTACTCGCCATTGGGACCAGTCACTTGGCCCGCTTGGGCGAGGGTGGCGAAGAGCAGTAGCAGAAGTGTGAGGAGGCGAATAGCCATGTGAATCAGCGAGGAGCGGCGCTCAATCGTCAATCTTGCTCGTCTTCAGCCTTCCGAGAAAGTTTATCGACAGAATCCAATAAATTGATCCCGAGGCCATCAATAAACTGAGAGTCAATTGTGTTCATTATTTTTGATATTGCTCTAATTGCTTTTATATTTCCACCATTAATTCTAATTTGGCATGCCGCTCCGTTCAATTCAAACATGAATTTGTTCGCCGCATCGGACAATTTTTTGACCAATTCAAAATCAAGATTTTCTATCGACATCCCGCCTTCTCCATGCATTCTGCCCAGCAAACACGATAAGGAACGCCCTGATCAAATTTGTCTGTTCCTAATAAATGTTCGCACTTTTCAAAGCACCTATCGTCCTCTTCTTCGCAGTCAACAGACATCGCATCTGAACATGCATCCGCAATCGACTCCATCATCGCCTGACAAGCGCCAGTCGCGTAGCACAGCACTGCTGCCGCAGTTGTAACCACGATCGCACCGACACATGAAACCTGCCCAACGATTGGCACGAAACATGTAATAACGATTGCTCCCGCGGCATTTCCGTCTTGATCGATGAGAATCACCGGCGCACCATTGGAGTACCAATATGAATTGACCCCACCTTTCAACCCAATCGGATCACTCTCCCTGTATCGCCCAAGTCCGGGCTCGTAGTCGCGATGGAAGTTGTAATAGTTCTCGGTCTCGTCATCCTCCATCTGCCCCGCGAAGCGCAGCGGTAGCGATTCGCCGTTGAGTTCGGTCTGCCCGAACGCATTGGCGCGCAGGTCAGTGGTTTCGGTGCCCGCCTTGCTGATCAGTCCATGCGGGGTACCAAGGTGGTCGGTTTCGGGGTAGCGCCAGCCGGGCGTGTCGCCGGTTTGCTGGATCGCGACCGGTTCGGTCGACCACAGGCCTTGCGGGGCGAACAGGTAGAGCTGGCTCAGCGTTGGGGTGATGCTGGCTTCGCTGTTCGGATGGTTGCCGTTGTGGGTGTACTCGGCCGCATAACCTTCATCGGTGTAGTACAGGTACGTCGTCTTCGGACTGGCGCCGTCGTTGCCGGGTTGGTTCGGCGCGACCGTCTTCCACAGGCGTCGTCCGAACGGGTCGTAATAGTACGTGGCGATGGTCGTGCCGCTTTGGTCCTTGACCTCAGCCAGGCGTTCTTCCGTGTTGTAGACGTAGCGCTGCTCGATCTGTTCGTTCGGCGCCTGCTTCTCGACCGTGCTGCCGTTCTCGTTGTAGGCGTACAGATTCAGGCCCGAGTTCAGCAGCTCGTTGTTGGCGTTGTACTGCCACGGCGCCGTCGTCGTCTGCGCCTGGTCGGTCAGGCGATTGCCGAGCAGGTCGTAGCTGAACTGGTCGTCCTTGAACGGGAACGTGTTCGGTTCGAAGCTGTCGTTGATCTGGTCGTTGTTCTGGCCGTTCGGATAGTCGGCGCGGATCAGGCGATCGAGCGCGTCGTAGCCGTAGTGGTACGGCCCATGCTCGGTGGTCTTCTGGGTGATGTTGCCGACCGCGTCGTAGTCGTAGCCATAGGCCATCAGGGTCGCGTTCTGTGCGTTCTTCACCGTGATGCTCTGGGTGCGCATCAAGGCATCGAAGGTCTGCGTGCGCACGATGTTGCCCGGATAGGTGATCGTCTGCGGGCGGCTCCACTGGAAGTTGCTGTAGGCGATCGTGCCCTCGTCCGGGATCGTGATCGCGGCGAGCTGGCCGTGGTCGGTGTAGTCGTAGCCGAACGGGGTGCCGTCCGGCGCGGTGTAGCTCGCCTTCTGGCCGTTGGCCTTGTAGGTGTAGCTGTGGCCGAGATTGAACGGGCCGTAGTCGACGGTTTCCGTGGTCTTGCGTCCGAGTTCGTCGTAGCCGTAGCTCGCGCTCGTGGTCTGATCGTTGTAGCCGCTCAGCAGGCCACGGTCGTCGTAGCTGAACGTCACCGTCTTGTGCGCGACCTCGCTGTTGGCTTCGAAGTATTCGACCTGGCTGCGCTGGTTCGCGTCGTCATAGGTCGTGACCGAGCGCTGGTTGCGCGCATCGATCTTCTCGACCAGATTGCCGTTCGCGTCGTAGCGGTACCGGTACGTCTGACCCATCGGCCGCGCTTCCGTGAGGACGCGGTTGC
It contains:
- a CDS encoding RHS repeat protein gives rise to the protein MKTTDAKQGESTTVYTPDGLITERTDPSGQKTTMQYDARGRLWKVIDGANNVTETVYGTAENALTGLVAAMQYPTYREEYKYDPRGRRTQTIRVLSESRRETTASGFDANGNTISSTDALGRSTLYRYDRLNRLIETTDALGGKTGYGYDLRDNLLSLTDANQNTHRFTYDRRNRVLTEARPMGQTYRYRYDANGNLVEKIDARNQRSVTTYDDANQRSQVEYFEANSEVAHKTVTFSYDDRGLLSGYNDQTTSASYGYDELGRKTTETVDYGPFNLGHSYTYKANGQKASYTAPDGTPFGYDYTDHGQLAAITIPDEGTIAYSNFQWSRPQTITYPGNIVRTQTFDALMRTQSITVKNAQNATLMAYGYDYDAVGNITQKTTEHGPYHYGYDALDRLIRADYPNGQNNDQINDSFEPNTFPFKDDQFSYDLLGNRLTDQAQTTTAPWQYNANNELLNSGLNLYAYNENGSTVEKQAPNEQIEQRYVYNTEERLAEVKDQSGTTIATYYYDPFGRRLWKTVAPNQPGNDGASPKTTYLYYTDEGYAAEYTHNGNHPNSEASITPTLSQLYLFAPQGLWSTEPVAIQQTGDTPGWRYPETDHLGTPHGLISKAGTETTDLRANAFGQTELNGESLPLRFAGQMEDDETENYYNFHRDYEPGLGRYRESDPIGLKGGVNSYWYSNGAPVILIDQDGNAAGAIVITCFVPIVGQVSCVGAIVVTTAAAVLCYATGACQAMMESIADACSDAMSVDCEEEDDRCFEKCEHLLGTDKFDQGVPYRVCWAECMEKAGCR
- a CDS encoding DsbC family protein produces the protein MLKRVIFSLAIAASATVQADAASEAKVREAIKALVPSAQIDSIGESKLTGFYEVTLSGQVLYVSADGKYLVQGMVYDIANKRDLTEEKKSIMRKAALAGVPRDRMISFPAKSEKHRVTIFTDIDCGYCRKLHQQIAEYNNLGITIDYLFFPRSGLNTPSFDKAVTVWCSADKQKAFTDAKAGMEQEKKTCDNPVADDFALGQKLGVNGTPMIVAGDGSQIGGYVPPAQMLERLVAIDATK
- a CDS encoding RHS repeat protein; amino-acid sequence: MTIERRSSLIHMAIRLLTLLLLLFATLAQAGQVTGPNGEYKESHTDLSVKVLGGAVSVERSWLNGRWYVNPAWADLQFTYDALDGSVKTIDRAGSVFEGSGDLFVFDDRFFMRKTTQEVNGEPVSGWRWSNTGGDWVDYDADGKIVAYGDRHDVSVRFVRNGDGLISAVRDDRDALVLAFTYTNGQPTTITDRAGRSVSYTWTGTNLSSVQDVFGHVWTYTYDGNGQITGGKAPVGVSFSGVAGRASCGAQAVRQPWLGRALLPLQQCRFRRELSAPVPV